The Cloacibacillus sp. An23 genome segment CTTCGAGGCTCGCGTAGATGAAGCAGTTTATCGGGTTCATGTTGCGCAGGATGTAGTCCGCGCACCGGCCTATGACGACGCACGGGCCGCGCTCCGCGAGGCTGCGTATGAGCTTCGACTGCCCTTTGTAGATGAGGTCGGAGGGCAGGTCCTGATAGAATACCGGCATGGCGAAGCCCGGCATGACTGGGCATATCGGCGGCGAGCATTTCTCCTCGTGCGCTTCGATGAAACTCGCGTCGTATTTTCCGTCCTTTGCCAGGAGGTCTACGAGCTCCTTGTCGTAGAACTTCACGCCGAGGCGCTTCGCGAGCTTGACGCCTATCTCGTGTCCGCCGCTCCCGAACTGGCGGCTGATCGTTATTATCCGGCTGCTCATGCCATCACGTCCTTTCGCTTTACTTTATCAGTATTATACCGTCATTGAAGCCGCAGCGCGCGGGCGATTTGACGCAAAAAACGCGAATGTGCGGAGGCCGTTCGCTAACCGCGTCTTGTAAGCTCTCCGCCGCGGTGATAGACTAAAGGCATTTCATGAGATCCGGGTGAGACGGTATGATATATCTGAAGGAGGCCAACCTCGAGGACGCCGCTAAGGAGTACGCCTTTATCCGCGAACTGCCGCCGTGCGAGAACGGCTTTACGAATTTCTGCTTCGGCATGTCGGAGGAGGAATTTACCGCGCGCGCTCTGCCGCGGATGATGGATTTCGCGCGCGGAGCCGGGCTGCCCGTGGGGTATGTGCCGGAGACGAATCTTTTTCTATGGGAAGACGGCGAGGTCGTCGGCCTTTTCCGCCTGCGCCACGCGCTTACGGAATGGCTGCGCGTCGGCGCGGGGCATATCGGCTACGCGATAGCGAAGCCGCACCGCGGGCGCGGCCTCGCGACGCGCGGGCTGGCTCTCGCGCTCGAATACGCGCGCGGCGTCGTGCGCGAGGACGAGATATACATGTCCGTCAGCAGGACGAACGCCGCGTCGCTGCGCGCGCAGCAGAAGAACGGCGCGTATATCCACCACTCAGACGGCGAGTGGCACTATACGCGCATAAAGCTTTCGTAGAACGCGGGCCGGACGCCCCCGTCCGCGGCCAGCGCGATACGCCGTCAGGCGTAGATATTTTTGCCGAACAGATAAGCCTCTTCGAGGTGGTCCGTTTTGTCGATCTGCGGGGCGCCGTTCGTGTCGCCGCAGCCTCCGGCGAGCAGCGTCCCCATGTCACGGAAGCCTATGTAGTTTACGACCGCGAGGCGGTAGTACGATACTGCGGCCTCGAAAGTCCAGAAAAAGTCGTCCGCGGCGGTCATCAGCAGCGCACAGTCTTTCTCGGGATATTTCTCGTATCTTCCGAACGGCGGTGCCGGGTCGTACCGCGCGACGCAGTAGAACCTCTCGATGAACGCCTTGAGCCGCGCCGTTATCGTCCAGAAATAGAGCGGCGACGCGAACGCGAGCAGGTCAGCCTCCGTCATCTTCGGAACGATGGAGTTGAAGGCGTCCTTCTGCACGCACGGTTTGCCGTAGCGGCACATGTTGCAGCCTATGCAGCCCTTCACCTCGTTTTTTATCAGAGAGATTATCTCGACCTCGTGTCCCGCATCGCGCGCGCCGCGGGCGAAGCTCTCGACGAGCTGCGCCGTGTTGCCGCGCGGACGTCCGCCTCCCTGGATAACCAGAATTTTTTTCATTTCTTCCCCTCCGTGCAACTTTTCCCAAGCGCGGGCAATGTCCCGCACGGCCGGTATTATGACGCCGCCGTATAAAAAATATATAAAAGAAGGGCCGGAACGCGGCGCGTCCCGGCCTCCGATATTTTTTAGCTTTCCGCGTTATCTGCGGATCAGCAGCACCGTGAGGTCGTTGACGTTCGTTCCGGTCGGGCCGGTGATTATGAGGCCTCCGCATTCTTTGAGCGCGTGGTAGGCGTCGTTGCCGGCGAGCACCGCCGTCACGTCGATCCCCTTTTCGCGCAGGACGGACATAGTTTCGCCGTCGCAGTAGCCGCCGGCCGCGTCGGTCGGGCCGTCTGTGCCGTCGGAGCCGACGGAGAATACCGCCGCGTCTTTGAGGCCGTCGAGCAGAGGGGCCGCCGCGAGCGCTATTTCCTGGTTGCGTCCGCCGAGCCCCTTGCCGGTGAGGTGGACGACGGTCTCGCCGCCCGCGATATAGGCGAGCGATTTTTCCGAGTCTTTATGCGTGCGCGCTATCGCGCCGAGGAAGCTGCCAGCGTCGCGCGCGGTGCAGCAAAGTTCGGCGGTAAGGACGATAGGCTCGTAGCCGAGAGCCGAGCAGACTTTTTCCGCCGCGGCGCAGAGCTGGCGCACGCTGCCCGTGATCTGCGTCTCGACGTTGTCGAGGCTCTTCGGCGTCTCCTGCGAGAGAAGTTTCTGCGCGTTTTCGGAAAGTTTAAGGCCGTAGCGCTTCACTATCGCCTGCGCCTGCCCGCAGGTCGAGCCGTCGGGGTAGGCCGGGCCCGAGGCTATCATGTCGAGAGGATCTCCGATGATGTCCGAGAGGACGACGGAGAAAACTTTCGCCGGCGCGCAGAGCTGAGCGAAACGTCCGCCCTTGACCGCCGAGAGGCGCTTGCGCAGCGTGTTCATCTCGACGATGTTCGCGCCGCAGGCGAGGAGCTGCTTCGTTATATCCTCAAGCTCTTCCGCCGGGATGAGCGGCTTCTCGAAAAGCGCCGAGCCGCCGCCGGAGAGCAGGAAGAGCACCGTGTCCTCCGCCGTCAGCCCCTCCACGAGCTTTATCGCCTCGGCGGTCGCGGCGAATGAGTTCGCGTCGGGGACGGGATGGCCCGCTTCGAATATGCGCGTGTGCGGAAGCTCTCCTTTTGAGTGCCCGTACTTCGTTATGACCACGCCGTCGTCTATCCTGTCGCCGAGTATCGCGCATGCGGTGCTCGCCATCTGCCACGCCGCCTTGCCGACGGCGACCATGACGAGGCGGCCGGCGCCGAACTCGCGTCCTTCCAGCGCCTTCGCGACCGCCGTGTCGGGCAGCGCCGCGCGCAGCGCTTCGGCTATGATTTTATCCGCGTCTTCTCTGATTCTGCTCATTTTGAAAAATGCGTCTCCCTTCGTAAAATCCGCGTGAGCGGCATAAATTTCCATCAGAATTATAAAATAAAAAAGCCGTCCGAAGCGGACGGCCCGTTGTAAATACATTGTAAATTTTGCCGATTTCACCTAGACGAGGAACAGCGAAATTATGTAGATGATCACGATGAGCGTGATGCCCATGACTGCGGTCATGCCGGTCTGGCAGCGGTAGGCGTCGCTCGGCTTCATGTCGGAGAACTGCGAGACGACCCAGAAGTAGGAGTCGTTCGCGTGCGAAGCGACCATCGAGCCCGCGCCTATCGCCATGACTACGAGGACGCGCCCGAGCGGGCTGCCGTAGCCCATCGTCTCGATGAGCGGGGCCATCATGGCGGAGACGGTTATCATGGCGACGGTCGAAGCGCCCATCGCGAGCTTCATTATCATAGCGATGAGGAACGGCACTATGACGCCGAGTCCGGAGGCGAGCAGGCCGGTGGTGGCGTCCGCTATCGGCAGCAGGCTCAGTATCGCGCCGAAGGAACCGCCAGCGCCCGTGATGGCGATTATCGCGGCGGAGTCGCTGACGCCCTGCGTGACCCATTTGAGAGTGTTCTGCTTTTCGCTCTTCGGAATGAGCGTCATTGCGAGGAATACGCCGAGCATGAGCGCGACGACCGGGTTGCCTATAAAGTTGAAGAACTTGAAGGCGAAGCCCTCGCCGAGCGGGCGGCTCGGGAAGGAGACTACAGAGGCGACGCCTATGAGGATTATCGGAAGGAATATCGGCGAGAAGCTGTGAAGCACTCCCGGAAGCTTCCCGTATTTTTTGATGAGCTCTTCCATCGTGTACTCAGAGTTCGCCGGGATGTCTACCTTGCTGGATATTTTGCTCGCATATAGAATCGCTACCGCCACCGCGGGGACGGAGAGGATAAGGCCGACGATTATCGTGAGGCCGAGGTCCGCTCCGAGCGTGCCCGCCATCGCTATCGGTCCCGGCGTCGGCGGGACGAGGCAGTGGGTGGCGTAAAGGCCGCCGGAGAGCGCTGTCGCCATGACGGCGAGGGACTTGTTGCTCTGCTGGGCGAGAGCGCGGCTGATTGGCGAGAGGACGACGAAGCCCGAGTCGCAGAAGACAGGAATGCCAGTCACATAGCCCATAGCGCCCATCGTGAGTACGCTGCGTTTTTTGCCGACGACGTTCAGTATGCTGTTCGCCATCGTGAGGGCCGCGCCGGTCTTCTCAAGGATCGTACCGATTATCGTTCCGCAGAGGATGACGATACCGATGTTCGCCAGGATGCTGCCGAAGCCGCTCTTGACGGTGTTGATTACCTTCACCGCGTCGAAGCCGCAGACGAGCCCCATCGCTATAGCGATGACGACCATCACTATAAACGGATGGATGTTGAACTTGGAGATGGCGATTATCATCGCCACCACGGCGATAAAAATAACGCCGAACATGAATAACGCTGACATGTTGCTCTTCCTCCCTGTTGGGTTAAATTAAAGGCGTTCGCAGCCTTAACTGCCTGTGATATAAAATGCAGAGACGCAGCAGATATTCGCGCTCGAACGAGCCGGCGAGTCCCGGGCAGCACGCCTCCCATAGACGCTTCATGCGGTACTGGAGCGTGTTCTTGTGGACGTGCAGAGCCTCGGCGGCCTTCGTTACGCTGCCGCCGTGGCCGTAGTACGCCTCTGCGGTCGAAAGCATAGTCTCAAGCTCCCGTCCGCTGAAGCTGTCGCACAGCTCGCGGTACATCCTGCCGACGAACTCTTCTTCGCGCTTCGCCGTGCGCCGCATGAGATACGAAAAACGGCAGCCCGCCTCAGTTATGTCGAATACCCCGCTCTCCCCCGCCTCGCCTAGCGTCAGCGCCTCGCCGCCCGACGAACGCGCATCCTCCGCCGAGGCGCAGAGATGCCCGGCGCACAGCCGCACAGGCGCGGCGCAGGCGTCCTCCGCGCACGAAAGCGCGCGGGACAGATAATTCCGGCAGTCGCCGGCGCAGCTCTTAAGCACCAGCAGCCTGTCGTCGAGCACGGCCCATACGTCGCGCTCCGGATCTATGAACCGCTGCGACTGCAGCTCCTCCGCCGCGCGGCTCAGAAGCTGCTGGCGCGTCAGCGAATCCGCCGCCCCGTCTACCGAAAAAGCGAGCATCCTCACAGGAAACGCGAGCTTGAGATTCAGCGCCCCGGCGAGCTCCGCGAGGCGCTCTCCGCCGCCCGCCGAGAGATTCATCAGAATCCGTATATAGTCCGAGCGAAGGCCGTCCGATATACGGCTCTGCCGCTCTATGGCCTTCTGGCGGAAAAACTGCTCCGTATAGGCCTGGAGGATATAGGCGCTGTCGCGCACCTCCTCCGGCACACCGTAGACGCCGACGACGGCCATCAGATGGTTGTCGCTGAACACCGGAAGGTTGTACCCCTCCCGCGCGCCCGGATAGCGCGGCACATCCGCCTTCTCGATCGCGACGGGGCGGCCCGTGCGGACGACCTCGCGCGCGCCCTCGTGCGTCGTGCCGATGCGCTGCGCGTCGGTCGAAGCGACGATGACGCCGGAAGTGTCCATAATGTTCACGATACGTCCGCGCAGCAGCCTAGACGCGGTGTGGACGAGGTCGCGCGCTATCTCGCCGAAACGCATTTCGCCGTCAGCGGATCGCTATGCGGTCCCCAGCCGCCATGTGGCAGGCAGCCACGTCTCCCGCGGACTTCAGATACGCCTCAGCCGCCGCACCGGAGCAGTGGCTCAGCCCGAGCACCGAAAGCCCCATCGCGCGCAGCTCCGATACGGTCTCCGCAATACGGGCGCCGTCCGCCTCGACGAGATGCGTGCCGCCGAAAACGGCGTATATCGGGCGGGCGAGAGATTCGTGGACCTTCGCCGCCATATTGAGAATACCGGGGTGAGAGCATCCGGCCAGCACGACGAGGCCGCGCTCCGTATCCATGGCGAGGCATATCTCGTCCGAAAAATCGTCCGGCACGCACTCCGGCGGCTCGCCCTTCACGAACCGCTCCGGAATCGTCTCAAACTTATGGGTACGCGGGAAATCGCCGACGAGCCAGCAGCCGTCCGCGACCTCGAGCAGTCCGGAGCAGACGCGATGCTCCACACCGTGCGCGGCAAGAAAATCCTCGCCGAAGCCGGCGGAAAGATCCGTGTACTTGATGCCGTTGAGAGCGTACTTACGCTCCCAAAACCCAGGCCCGGTATAAAGCAGCCTGCCGCCGCAGCCAGCCTCCGCCATGTCGCGGAAACCCGCGGCGTGATCGTAATGGCTGTGCGAACAGACGGTGAAATCCGCGCAGGAAAGATCGACCCCAAGCCTGTGCGCGTTGGCAAGCGTGGCCGCGCCCTGCCCGCAGTCGAAAAGAAAACGGCGTCCGCCGGCCTCGACCCAGTACGAAAGACCGTGCTCCGCGCTCAGCGCCTTATTCTCCGAGGCAACGTTGTCCATAAGAGTAAGAACCTTAATCAACAGAAATGCGCCTCCGTAAAATTAACGAAAAAATCATCAAAACTTCCAAACTGCCTATCATTCTAGCACCGAAAGCCGCGCGGTTCATTGTGACGCATACCAATAATCGCAGCCAGCACGGCGCGGCTTTTTGTACTACACGAAGAAAAAAATCGACGCGGGCACGCGCGCCCCCTTTCCAACGGAACGGCGCGGCTGTATATTAAAAGACGGTTTTTACTGACGATTCACGCTTGGAGGGATTACTAATGATATTCTTCTTCGGCAAAAGCCGCGCCGTATTCTACACCGGCATGGCCGCGACCGCGGCCCTGGCCGTGGCCGTGGCGTTCCGGCGCGCTGACGGCCCAGTGTGGCTCTTCGTCCTCACGGTGGCGCTCGTCGCGCTCGTCGGCAGCGCCGTCACGTCGCTCGCCGCGAACGTGGCCGCCGCCTCCTGCGAGAGCGCGGCGCTCGCGAAGCTCCACATAGACCTCGAACCGGAGGAATTCATCGGCATATACGAGAAACCCGCGCGCGCCCAAAAGCACGGAAGCGCGCAGCGCACGGTCGGAATGGCGAGCCTCGCCGACGGCCTGTGCGCCGCCGGAAACTGGCGCGCCGCGCTGAAAGCGCTTGAAGAGCCGGGAGAATCCGTGCCGCAGCCGAAGCGCGCGCCGCTCGACGCGCTCGTCAAAAGAAACAGATGCCGCTGCCTGCTGTGGGGAAGGCAGCATAAAGAAGCGCGCCGGGCCCTCGAGTCCTTCAAGGCCCTGCTCGATACGCTGAAGACCAGCAACCCGAAGCTCGCGGAGAACTTCGGCGCGGACGCGAAACTGTACGAGACGTGGCTAGCGCTGCTCGAAGGCAAGACGGCGGACGCCGCCGCGCTCGAGGAGACGATGAAGCGCACGCCGACGAAGCTCGCAAAATTCGACCTGTGCGAGATGCTCATACTGAACGCGCGAAACGCGCACGACACGGCAGCCGAGGAACGCTTCTCAAGAATGTTCGCCGAAGAAGGCGGAAACCTGGCGAGAGCGAAGGAGCTGCGGAAGAGATACGCATAAGGCGTCAGCCGGCAAAAGACGCTGCGGAGGAAAGAACCGCGTTCCCACGCGCCCGATAGGCGTTTGCCCACCCATGCCCCACTATGGACACGACTTGTCCCGTCCCCAGAGCCAAAAGCCGTACCGAGGTTTCAACTCACGCGTCCCGCGGGGGACGCGACGAGTTCTCTCGCTCATGGGAGGCCGACAATGCCGGTTTCAACTCACGCGTCCCGCGGGGGACGCGACGGGCGCATGAAGGAGTGTGAGACATGGCACAGCCGTTTCAACTCACGCGTCCCGCGGGGGACGCGACTTCTCCTAGGGCATAACAAGCGTTCACTTTCCAGTTTCAACTCACGCGTCCCGCGGGGGACGCGACTATTTTCGAGCGTGATTTGGAGTGGGGTATCAAGTTTCAACTCACGCGTCCCGCGGGGGACGCGACGAGAAGCAGATAAAATGGGCGGCGGAAATCCGAGGTTTCAACTCACGCGTCCCGCGGGGGACGCGACGCAACGGTATGGTCTGCGATATACCAACCTAGCGTTTCAACTCACGCGTCCCGCGGGGGACGCGACGCGCAAGGCAGCCGAGGCCGAGAGCGGTGCACTGTTTCAACTCACGCGTCCCGCGGGGGACGCGACACGATAGTCACGGTCATCCCCGGCTGGGACACCGTGTTTCAACTCACGCGTCCCGCGGGGGACGCGACTTTGGCGCTTTCGGGGTTCCATAGCTGCATTCCGTTTCAACTCACGCGTCCCGCGGGGGACGCGACGCAAAGACGAAAACGTGCCCGACGACACGCCAGAGTTTCAACTCACGCGTCCCGCGGGGGACGCGACGGCGCAGTTGAGCGCGACTGACGGTTCAAGGCCGTTTCAACTCACGCGTCCCGCGGGGGACGCGACTAGGCATGGGGACGGCAGATTTACGTTATAGAGCTGTTTCAACTCACGCGTCCCGCGGGGGACGCGACAGGCAAGCGATACGGCATTTGGAAAGACAACATCGTTTCAACTCACGCGTCCCGCGGGGGACGCGACATTCTTTCAGCTCTGTAATTTCTTCAAAATGTGGTTTCAACTCACGCGTCCCGCGGGGGACGCGACTTTTAGGGATAAGTCGTACACTATACCTGTATGGTTTCAACTCACGCGTCCCGCGGGGGACGCGACGCCGCGCGAGGTGGAGCGTCAGAAGTTGAATCTGTTTCAACTCACGCGTCCCGCGGGGGACGCGACCAACAGTATATTCAATCTGGACACGATTTTTAGTTTCAACTCACGCGTCCCGCGGGGGACGCGACCCCTTCTCGACGTCATCCGCTCGCTGCCGGAGGAGTTTCAACTCACGCGTCCCGCGGGGGACGCGACGCGACGTCTTCGCGGAGGACTGCTGTTTCTTCGAGGTTTCAACTCACGCGTCCCGCGGGGGACGCGACGGCGAAGGTGCAGGCG includes the following:
- a CDS encoding cytidylate kinase-like family protein, whose product is MSSRIITISRQFGSGGHEIGVKLAKRLGVKFYDKELVDLLAKDGKYDASFIEAHEEKCSPPICPVMPGFAMPVFYQDLPSDLIYKGQSKLIRSLAERGPCVVIGRCADYILRNMNPINCFIYASLEERVKRKMAMVPEGLDFTKDEIRKRIIDVDKKRAKYHEFYTDRKWGRMEDYDLCICTDKCGVDGAVETIIRYCESCGR
- a CDS encoding GNAT family N-acetyltransferase, which produces MIYLKEANLEDAAKEYAFIRELPPCENGFTNFCFGMSEEEFTARALPRMMDFARGAGLPVGYVPETNLFLWEDGEVVGLFRLRHALTEWLRVGAGHIGYAIAKPHRGRGLATRGLALALEYARGVVREDEIYMSVSRTNAASLRAQQKNGAYIHHSDGEWHYTRIKLS
- a CDS encoding flavodoxin family protein, which produces MKKILVIQGGGRPRGNTAQLVESFARGARDAGHEVEIISLIKNEVKGCIGCNMCRYGKPCVQKDAFNSIVPKMTEADLLAFASPLYFWTITARLKAFIERFYCVARYDPAPPFGRYEKYPEKDCALLMTAADDFFWTFEAAVSYYRLAVVNYIGFRDMGTLLAGGCGDTNGAPQIDKTDHLEEAYLFGKNIYA
- a CDS encoding glycerate kinase, yielding MSRIREDADKIIAEALRAALPDTAVAKALEGREFGAGRLVMVAVGKAAWQMASTACAILGDRIDDGVVITKYGHSKGELPHTRIFEAGHPVPDANSFAATAEAIKLVEGLTAEDTVLFLLSGGGSALFEKPLIPAEELEDITKQLLACGANIVEMNTLRKRLSAVKGGRFAQLCAPAKVFSVVLSDIIGDPLDMIASGPAYPDGSTCGQAQAIVKRYGLKLSENAQKLLSQETPKSLDNVETQITGSVRQLCAAAEKVCSALGYEPIVLTAELCCTARDAGSFLGAIARTHKDSEKSLAYIAGGETVVHLTGKGLGGRNQEIALAAAPLLDGLKDAAVFSVGSDGTDGPTDAAGGYCDGETMSVLREKGIDVTAVLAGNDAYHALKECGGLIITGPTGTNVNDLTVLLIRR
- a CDS encoding GntP family permease, with product MSALFMFGVIFIAVVAMIIAISKFNIHPFIVMVVIAIAMGLVCGFDAVKVINTVKSGFGSILANIGIVILCGTIIGTILEKTGAALTMANSILNVVGKKRSVLTMGAMGYVTGIPVFCDSGFVVLSPISRALAQQSNKSLAVMATALSGGLYATHCLVPPTPGPIAMAGTLGADLGLTIIVGLILSVPAVAVAILYASKISSKVDIPANSEYTMEELIKKYGKLPGVLHSFSPIFLPIILIGVASVVSFPSRPLGEGFAFKFFNFIGNPVVALMLGVFLAMTLIPKSEKQNTLKWVTQGVSDSAAIIAITGAGGSFGAILSLLPIADATTGLLASGLGVIVPFLIAMIMKLAMGASTVAMITVSAMMAPLIETMGYGSPLGRVLVVMAIGAGSMVASHANDSYFWVVSQFSDMKPSDAYRCQTGMTAVMGITLIVIIYIISLFLV
- a CDS encoding sugar diacid recognition domain-containing protein gives rise to the protein MRFGEIARDLVHTASRLLRGRIVNIMDTSGVIVASTDAQRIGTTHEGAREVVRTGRPVAIEKADVPRYPGAREGYNLPVFSDNHLMAVVGVYGVPEEVRDSAYILQAYTEQFFRQKAIERQSRISDGLRSDYIRILMNLSAGGGERLAELAGALNLKLAFPVRMLAFSVDGAADSLTRQQLLSRAAEELQSQRFIDPERDVWAVLDDRLLVLKSCAGDCRNYLSRALSCAEDACAAPVRLCAGHLCASAEDARSSGGEALTLGEAGESGVFDITEAGCRFSYLMRRTAKREEEFVGRMYRELCDSFSGRELETMLSTAEAYYGHGGSVTKAAEALHVHKNTLQYRMKRLWEACCPGLAGSFEREYLLRLCILYHRQLRLRTPLI
- a CDS encoding MBL fold metallo-hydrolase, whose translation is MIKVLTLMDNVASENKALSAEHGLSYWVEAGGRRFLFDCGQGAATLANAHRLGVDLSCADFTVCSHSHYDHAAGFRDMAEAGCGGRLLYTGPGFWERKYALNGIKYTDLSAGFGEDFLAAHGVEHRVCSGLLEVADGCWLVGDFPRTHKFETIPERFVKGEPPECVPDDFSDEICLAMDTERGLVVLAGCSHPGILNMAAKVHESLARPIYAVFGGTHLVEADGARIAETVSELRAMGLSVLGLSHCSGAAAEAYLKSAGDVAACHMAAGDRIAIR